The Pedobacter ginsengisoli region GCCATAATTAACTAGTTTGTCAGTTAAGTTAAGGCATTTTTGGTTGATTTTGTTTTAGATTTTTAGAAAAAATTGAAATAGGGAGTTAGGGTTGCCTACTAAAATCTCTTGTTCTAAACAGAGACTTTGGATTTTGATTTTCCAGCTTTTTTAATGCAGGCATCCAGAAAATAATCAATACCTGTGGTAGCATACCCTAAAAGCCGTGAGTTTTCGCCAAGCTCAGATGATACAATTGTGGTGCGCTCTCTTATTTGCGTCATACAATAGGTATTAATGGCCTGCTGCATAGGGAGAGTTATATATTGTTTTGCTTCGGCAATTTTGCCGCTCAAAATAATCAGTTCCGGATTAAAAAGCTGAATAAGTACAGAGATTCCCTTACCCATATAGGTGCCTATATTAGATAACAACTGGATGGCATACTGATCGCCTTTATTTGCTGTTTCGATAATAACATCGGGCTCAATTCTTTGTAATTCCTCGTTAGAGAGTTTGTTGAGCATTGAGTTTTTGCCAGATAAAATACCTTCTTTGGCCATTGCTGATAGGGCATTGCCCGAGGCAATGGTTTCCAGACAGCCATGTTTGCCACAATAACACAGTGCACCATTCTCTACAAAGGGAATATGGCCCAGCTCGCCCGAAAAACCACATGCACCTTTCCTTAATTTACCATCCATTATAATTCCTAAACCAACACCCCAATCCATCAACAGGATCAAAGCATTTTGTTTGCCTTTTGCCATTCCATGTGTAAACTCGGCCATTGACGATCCATTAACGTCATTTTGTATAATAACAGGTAGTTTCAGCGTGGTTTCGAATGCGGCTGTTAAAGAAGTGTTTTCCTGATCGCTAAGAAAATAGCTGAAGCTTTTCCCTTTTTCTGAATCAATAAGACCCGGCATACCTACACTGCAGCCAATTAGTTGTTCGTGAGTAATGTTTTGGGCTTTTAAAATATCCAGAACATAAGTATTTAAAATGTTAAAGAAATCTGATCTGTTGCTTTTTGAAATAGGGAGGGCTATGGTATTGGCCTCTACTATATAATTATAGTTATTGTCCATAACAGCTATTTTGGTATGGAACAGTTCTATATCAATACAAAGAATAAGAATTTTTTTATCCTTTAGGCCGTACAAATCGGGTTTTCGGCCACCCATTGATATTCCGTAGCCTTTCTTTTCTATCCAATCTTCTTCTATTAAATTAGTGATTAACTTTAAAACACTGGGTGTGCTCATGTTCATGGTGTCACATAGTGTGGAAACAGAGCAGGCACCTAAATTAAAAAGATGTTTCACAAGCTGATATTTATAGATCAGCTGCTTATCACGTGCAGGTTTTGTTATATTATTTAATAGATGAAGATTCATATTATTTATTACTCTATTTTGCTAAATATAGATAACTTATGTTAAAAAATTATAAAAGTATTTTTATTACGTAAATAATTAAACAATGTTTTGTCTTTTTCACAATTTCTCGCTAATATTATCACTGCAAGTATTCGATTTAGCAATGCCATAACAGGTAATACTGATTGAATCTCAATAACCACATATATGAAACCTAAAGAACCTCAAGAAAAAAACACCAGAAGGGATTTTATTAAAAAATCGGCAGTAGGACTGGCCGCATTTACCATTGTACCAAGATATGTACTTGGAGGAACAGGATTTATTGCGCCAAGCGATAGGTTGACTAAGGCTGTGATAGGCGTTGGGTCAATGGGTCGTGGTCATTTTACATACGATGGCACTCAGGTAGTTGCTGTTTGTGATGTTGATAAAAGACATCTTGACCTTGCAACATCTATGCTGGATAAGGGAGTTAAAACGTTTGGCGATTATCGTGAGCTAATTAAACTTCCTGAAGTTGATATTGTACACATTGCCACCCCGCCGCATTGGCATGGTATTATGGCTGTTGATGCTGCAAATGCCGGTAAAGATGTTTGGTGTGAAAAACCAATGACACATACTATTGGCGAAGGTAAACGTGTAATGGAAGCTGTACAAAAGCATGGCCGAATGTTCCGTTTAAATACCTGGTTCCGCTTTAAAGATACTTTTTATGGAATGGGTACTACTGTAAAACCGATTAAGAAATTGGTTGACAGTGGCTTGCTGGGTTGGCCTTTAAAGGTTACTGTAGGTAAACATACTGGTTACGACTGGAAGTTTTACTGGGTCGGTAAGGATCATCTTGAGCCTCAGCCGGTACCTCCTGAATTGGATTATGACAGATGGCTTGGCCCTGCACCTTATAAACCATACAATGCACACAGGGTGCACCAAACTTTCCGTGGATATTGGGATTATGATGGTGGCGGTTTAAGTGATATGGGACAACATTATATTGACCCGATTCAATACTTTTTAGGTAAAGATGATACCAGTCCGGTTTCTGTTGAAATTGATGCTCCACAACAGCATACTGATGCAGTTGGAATTTGGAGAAGGATAACTTATACTTATGCTGATGGTTGCCAGATCATTTTAGACGGCGAAGGAAAAGATACTAATGTACCTTACATTGAGGGACCTAAAGGTAAATTATATCCGGGCTTTAAATCGGATATTCCTGATCTGGAAAGAAAACTGGCTGCTTTCCCTGACCCTACACCGCAAATGACTGATTTTGTTGAGTCTGTAAAAACCAGACAGAAGTTTGCTTTAAATGAGGAGAATGGACACCGTTCATGTAATATCGTTAACATCGGCTTAATTGCTTTGAGGTTGGGCCGTTCATTAAAGTTTGATCCCGTAAAACAAGAGTTTATTGATGATGAAGGAGCTAACAGATTAATTAATCCTGTAATGCGCGCACCTTTCACTATTTAATTAAAACAATTCAGATTAACATTTTACACATATCATAATGATAAAAAAGATATTCTTTATCCTGTTGGCGGTTTTAATGCTGCAAGATGTGGCAAACGGACAGGCAAAAAAAGACGAACGAACCATTACCACCCGCATTGCTGATTTGCTTGCTCAGATGCCTGCAAACGACGCTGAGTTGTTTAAAAACAACGTGAACGATATTGCCAATCTTGGTGAAGAGGGCTATGTTACTTTAATAAGCGGACTAACAGCACCCGGTAAGGGTAACAATTCATTAATTGAATATACAGTTGGTGGATTTTCTGCTTACATCACGCAGAATGGAAAAGAAGACTGGAGAAAAATGGCCGTTGGTGCTTATTGCAAAGCTCTGGATAAATTAACTGATAAACAGAACAAATCATTTATCATCAGCCAGTTTGATCTGGTTGGTAAAGATGATGCTGTTGCTTGTTTACAGGGCTATTTAACTGATGATCATCTGGCAGATCCTGCAGCAAGGGCATTGGTTAAAATTAATACCCCTGCATCAAAAGCAGCTTTGTTAGCCGGTTTGGCAAAAGCCAATGGCACGGCTAAACTTTCTGTTATAGAATCGTTAGGCGATAGCCGCTTTAAAGAAGCAGCACAGCCTATTAATGCTTTAGCAGCCAGCAGCGATGAAAATGTTGCTAAAGTTGCCTTATATGCACTTGCTTATATTGCTGATCCTTCTTCGGCACCGGCATTTGCAGCTGCGGCTGATAAAAGTGGCTTTAAGTATGAGAACACAAACTCTGCTGCGGTTTACTTAATTTATGCTGAGCAATTGCTTAAAAACGGTAATAAAGAACTTGCTGAAAAAATAGCAAAAGAGATTACTACCAAAGCTAATTCTGATGAATTAGTAGGTGTACGTACCGGTGCTTTAAAGGTATTGGTTGAAGCAAATAAAGACAACAACCAGGATATCCTTTTAGAAGCTGCAGGCGATAAAAATGCTGAATATCGTGCTGCTGCATTTAAATTTGCGGTACCTTATGTTACATCGGCATCTACTGCTGCCTGGGTTAAAAAATTAGGTGGTGTTAATGATGATGCCAAAGCGGGTATAGTAAGTATGCTTGGCCAAAGTGGTGCTAAAGATGCTTTGCCTGCGGTACTTAAATTACTTAAAAGCAAAAACCAGACTGTTAAACTGGCTGCTATAAATGCAGCTGTTAATATTGGACAGGAACAAGTACTTGATGATTTACTTAAACTTGCAAGCAAAGGTGATACTGCCGATGTTGCTGCGGTTTCTGGTGCTGTTCATAGAATGAAGGGAACTGGCATAACTGAAAAAGTTGCTGCTGCGATTCCGTCGGCAAAACCTAACGTACAGGTTGCATTAATTAACTTACTTGCTTCGCGTGCTGCAAATGGTCAGCTAAGTGCAGTTTATGATCAGTTAAAAAGTAAAAAACCTGAAGTACAGCAAGCTGCATATACTGCTTTAAGTAGTGTTGTTGTTAAAGACAATTTGCCTCAGTTGTTTACTTTATTAAATGAAACTTCCGGAGCTCAGGAAACTGCTGTTCAGGAAGCTATTATTGCTGCTGTTAGTGGTTCAGGAGACAACTCGCAACAGGTTGATGCGGTATTACAGCAAATGGCATCGGCTCCTGAAAACAAGAAATTACTTTTCTACAAAGTTCTTGCAGGTTTAGGTGGTCAGAAATCTTTAAAAGCAGTTACTGATGGTTTTGCTTCAGGTAATGAGCAAACTCAAAAAGCTGCTTTGGATGCATTATCGGCATGGACTAATGCTGATGCAGCTCCTGAATTAATTAGAATTGCACGCGAAACTAAAAATGCAGGTTTCTTAAATACTGCAATTAATGGTTACCTGCGTTCGGTTAGAGAGGGTGTTTATCCTGCGGAGCAGAAGTTATTGTTGCTTCGTAATGCAATGGCTGTAGCTCAAACTGATGAGCAAAAGAAACAGGTATTAAAAGATGTTGAGCAGGCTAAATGTTTCAATTCTATTGCATTTGCCGGTAAATATTTAAATGATGCTGCTTTACAACAGGCTGCTGCAAATGCTGTAATGAACATTACACTTGCAGGTTCTTATAATGGCGACCTGGTTAAAGGCTTATTGAATAAAACTATTGAGGTAATAACTGGTCCTGATAGTGGTTATCAGAAAGAAGGAATGCGTAAATACATTTCCGAAATGAAGGCTGGTGAAGGGTTTGTATCTATGTATAATGGAACTGACCTTACAGGTTGGAAAGGTTTAGTAGCTGACCCTATTAAACGTTCAAAAATGGACGCTAAAACGCTTGCTGCTGAACAGGAAAAAGCTGATGCTGAAGCACGCGAGAGCTGGAAACCTATAAATGGCGAGCTTCAGTTTATGAGCCATGGAAATAACCTTGCTACGGTTAAAAAGTATGGTGATTTTGAAATGCTTGTTGACTGGAAGATTATTGACGACAAAAAAGGTGAAGGTGACGCCGGTATCTATTTACGTGGTACGCCACAGGTTCAAATTTGGGATAATGCCCGTACTAATGTAGGTGCTCAGGTTGGTTCTGGTGGTTTATACAACAACCAGGCTAATGAAAGCAAGCCTCTTAAAGTTGCTGATAACAAACTTGATGAGTGGAATACTTTCCGTATTATAATGAAAGGTGACCGTGTTACGGTTTACTTAAACGGAGAATTGGTAACTGATAACGTAATACTTGAGAACTATTGGGACAGAAGCCTTCCGATTTTTGCTGAAGAGCAGATTGAATTGCAGGCTCATGGTTCGCCGGTTGCTTACCGCGATCTTTATATCAGAGAAATTCCTCGTGCAAAGCCATTTGAGTTGAGTGCACAAGAGAAAAAAGACGGCTATAAAGTATTGTTTGATGGTACTAACATGCACAGCTGGACTGGTAACACTGTTGATTATACTATTGAAGATGGTAACATTGCTATCCGCCCGAAACCAGGAAAAGGTTCAGGTGGTAATTTGTTTACTAAAGAAGAATTTAGCGATTTTATTTACCGTTTTGAGTTTAAATTAACTCCTGGCGCTAACAATGGTTTGGGTATAAGGGCACCTTTAGAAGGTGATGCTGCTTACGAAGGTATGGAGTTGCAAATTCTTGATAACGAAGCTCCTATATATAAAGATCTTCATGTTTATCAGTATCATGGTTCTGTTTATGGTACCTTGCCAGCAAAAAGAGGTTTCCTTAAGCCTGTAGGTGAGTGGAATTATGAAGAGGTGGTTGTAAAGGGCCCTAAAATTAAAGTGATTCTTAATGGTACTGTAATTCTTGATGGTGACATTACTGAAGCTAGAAAGAATGGTGCTGCTGATGGTAAGGAACACCCTGGCTTATTGCGTAACAGTGGTCATATTGGTTTCCTTGGACATGGTTCTCCGGTAGAATTCAGAAATATCAGAATCAAAGATTTAAGTAAAAAAGATTTAACTAAAAAAGCCCCGGCTAAGAAGTAGTATTTCAATTCTTCGTCATCCTGAATTTATTTCAGAATGACGAAGAGAAAAAAATATTTAATAATAAAAAAGATGACTGAAGATAAGTTAAACTCATCAACAGATAATTCCAGAAGAAACTTTATTAAAACCAGCGCGCTTGCAGCCGCTGGTTTTATGATAGTACCCAGACACGTTTTGGGAGGTAAAGGATTTTTAGCGCCAAGCGACCGCTTACAGGTTGCCGGTGTTGGTGTTGGTGGAAAAGGTGAAAGTGATATAGCTAACATTTATAAGGGTGGCAAATCAGACATCGCATTTTTATGTGATGTTGATGATAGGAGAGCCGCTGGTTCTGTTAAAAGATTCCCTAAGGCGAAGTACTATAAGGACTACCGCCAGATGCTTGATAAGGAAGCAAAAAATATTGATGGTGTTGTAGTTTCTACACCTGATCATAACCATGCCATGATAGCCCTGGCTGCAATGCAGTTGGGTAAACATGTGTATGTTCAAAAACCATTAACACATGACATTTACGAAGCGCGTGTATTAACTGAAGCTGCAAAACGCTATCAGGTAGTTACGCAAATGGGAAACCAGGGTGCTTCGGGTGATGGGGTTAGGCAATTGAGAGATTGGTGTGAGGCTGGTTTAATTGGGAAAGTTCATACGGTCTATTGCTGGACTGACCGCCCCGTATGGCCTCAGGGTATTTCATGGCCTGCTACCAATGGTGTTGTGCCTAAGGAACTGGATTGGGATTTATGGCTGGGTAGTGCCCCATATAAGCCTTATATAGATAAAATGGTTCCGTTTAACTGGCGAGGCTGGTGGGATTATGGTACCGGTGCAATTGGCGATATGGGTTGCCACCTGGTTGAACCACCATTTACAATTTTAGGTTTGGATACTCCAATGGATGTCCAGTGTAGCGTAGGCAGTGTTTACGTTGATGAGTTTCAGAGGGGGTATTTTCCGGAAAGCTGTCCGCCTTCTAGCCATGTAATCATGACCTTTAAGGAAACCAAGAGAACTAAAGGTGACTTACAGCTTCATTGGATGGACGGTGGTATTAAACCTGTGCGACCAGCTGAATTAGGACCTAATGAGGCATTTGGAGATAATGGTGTATTGTTTGAAGGTACAAAAGGAAAAATGATCTGTGATGTTTACGGATCTAACCCAAGGTTATTGCCTTTATCTAAAAATGAGCACGACCATACAAAAAAGAAAACCCCTCGTGTACCGGGTGGCGAAGATGGCCATTACACACAATGGGCTGAAGCTGCAATTGCTGGTTATGGGAAAATAGAGTTAAGTTCTCCATTTGAAATAGCTGGTCCGCTTACTGAAACGTTATTAATAGCAAATCTGGCCATCAGGGGAACTGATGTTCAGAAAAGAAATGCCGATGGCGGAATTAGCTATCCGGGCAGAGATATTAAACTGATTTGGGATAAGGCTAACCTTAAGGTTACCAATTTTGATGAGGTGAACCAATTTGTGAAACGTAATTATCGTGCAGGATGGAGTTTGGGAGCGTAAATTTGCGTGTTCTGGTTGTTGGTTGCGGTAACATGGGCAAATCTCATGCTATGGCTTACCACACTTTAGACGGCTTTGAAATATGCGGAATCGTATCAACCGGTAACAGTAAGGTTGTATTAAATGAAAAACTGGGCGGAAGTTATCAGCTGTTCAGTGATTTTTATGAAGCGCTTGAGGTTACTAAGCCTGATGCGGTGTGCATTTCTACTTATCCGGATACTCATGAGGCTTTTGCAATTAAAGCGCTGGAGAGCGGCTGCCATGTGTTTATAGAGAAACCTTTGGCTGACTCTGTAGAAGGAGCAGAGCGCGTTGCTGAAGCTGCAAGAAAGGCAGGCAAGAAACTGGTTGTTGGCTATATATTGCGCTATCACCCATCGTGGGAGAAGTTTATTGAGGTTTCGCAGCAAATGGGTAAACCATTGGTGATGCGAATGAACCTGAACCAGCAAAGCCACGGTCCAAAATGGACAGTACACCGTAACTTGATGAAAAGCTTAAGCCCTATAGTTGATTGTGCAGTTCATTATATTGATGTAATGTGCCAAATGACCAGATCAAAACCAGTGCAGGTTAGTGCAATTGGTGCCAGACTTACTGATGAAATACCTGAATGGAATTACAACTACGGGCAATTGCAAATTCGTTTTGAGGATGGCTCTGTGGGCTGGTATGAGGCAGGTTGGGGACCTATGGTTAGTGAAGCGGCATTTTTTATTAAAGATGTTTTTGGACCGAAAGGGGCAGTATCAATAGTTGCTAAAGAGGCATCAAAATCAGGAAAATCAGATTCAATTGATTCACACACTAAAACGGAATCTATAAAAGTTCATTATGCTGATCTGGATAAAGATGATGAGTTTGCCAAAGCTGATGAATGGATTGACTTGCATGATGAACCAGATCATCAGGAATTATGCAATCGTGAGCAGCGCTTTTTCCTGAAAGCTATACAGGAAGATCTTGACTTGACTGATGCTACAGAAGATGCTGTAAACAGCTTAAGAATCGCTTTTGCATGTGATGAATCGGTAAGAACCGGGCAAATGGTTATGTTGTAGCCAACTTTATTAACAAAAGCGGTTGGATGTGGAAAAAATGATGACAGATTCTGAAACATTGATTTGGTGCAAATCCAATAATTATTACCTTTAGAGCGTTATATCAAATATTTTAAAATCTTAACTTAAGAAAAACATGGAAAAATTTTCAAAACTAAAACAGCTTATCGCAGGTATCGAATCTGATGCAGATAAATTTTATAATTCAGGTAACGGCGCTGCCGGTACAAGAGTTCGTAAAGCAATGCAAGATCTAAAAGGACTTGCTCAAGAGATCCGTACTGAGGTTACTGAGAAGAAAAATGCTAAATAGTATTATTTGACTTATACAAAAGGCCTGCAATTTATTGCAGGCCTTTTTTGTTTTATACGGCTTCGTCATATAAAAAATATTTGCTGCCCAGGCAACCTTGTTGTTCCGTGCTCCGTACTAGGAGATATAAGTTCATTAAAACTTAAACAAGGTAGTAGCTCAATTACATCATGAATAGAATTAGAAAAATAACCCGGGTGTTGATTGCACTCTTGCTGCTACACCTAAGTGCCGGGGCACAAAATTTTGTTAGTAAGAATATTAGAATTGGCTTATTCTCATCAACCCCATTAGAAGACATTAGAGCGGTAAGTGATAAGGGCAATGCTGTGCTTGTTTCTAAAACCAGAGAAATAGTTGTGCAACTGGATGTTAAAACGCTGGAGTTTGACAGGAAACTGATGCAGGAGCATTTTAATGAGAATTATATTGAAAGCGATAAATATCCTAATGCAAAATTTAAAGGTGTTATAGATCAACCGATAGATTTTACTAAGGATGGCAATTATGGGGTAACTGTTACCGGTACTCTATCGGTACATGGAATAGATAAGAAACGTACGATTCCGGGAAAAGTAATTATAAGCAATGGTGTTGTACAGATTAGCACCGAGTTTAATGTTGCATGTGTAGATCATAATATTAAAATACCCAAGCTGGTGTTTGCCAAGATTGCGGAGTTTATTACGATAAAAGCTGAAGGTAAATTCAATCCATTAAAATAACAAACCCATGAATAAGATTAAATATTTACTGATTTCCTTTTCGCTTTTTACATTGCATGCTCAGGCTCAGGAGGCAGATTCTTTGTTGAAAGCTCTGGATAGCGGACGTGTTGCCAGCACGGTAGACGCTGCTTTTAAGTCGACACACGTAGTTTTATCCCACTCTAGTGAAACCCAAAAAAAACATGATCTGGATTTGAGGATCCGCCATCATTTTGGTGATATAGGAGGGCGTTTTGGAAGCGCTCATACTTTATATGGTTTGGATGTAGCTACAGACTTGTTTATTGGATTGGACTATGGTGTAACCGATGATTTTACTGTAGCAGTTGGAAGAAGCAAGCAAGATGAACTTTTCAATTTCTCTGGTAAGTACAAGCTTTTAAAACAGAAAACTGATGCCTCTATGCCAATTAATATGACGCTTTTTGCACAGTTGGGATGGATTGCACGAGAACCTCTTAATAATAGTGAGTTTGCACAGTATAGTGATCGGTTTTCTTATTTCTTTCAGTCTATTATCTCACGTAAGTTTTCGTCACGCCTTTCATTGGAGGTAATGCCGGGTTATTTATTGAGAAGTAATGTTGAAGACAACGGGGATGCTAAGAATCTTTTTTCTCTTGGCTTTGCAGGAAGAATGAAAATAACAAAACGGCTTTCTTTTATTGCAGATTATACACTGGTAAATGGATTATCGAGACCTAAAGATTTAACTGAATCTTACTATAATCCTTTTGGTGTTGGATTGGAAATAGAAACGGGTGGGCATATATTCTCCTTAAACTTCATGAACTCGGAATATATAGTTGAGAATAATTTTATTCCAAATACTAAGAAATCATGGAGTAAAGGTGGGGTGCGTTTTGGCTTTACCATATCAAGAAATTTTACCCTGTTCAAATCAAAGAAAGAGGATCCGGATAAAAAATCAAAAATCTACTAGACTAAAATTTAAAAATTATGGAACGCGACGAATTTATCAAATCACTGGGATTAGGACTGGCATTGGTTTGTACAGGATCTTGTTTGTCGGGCTGCGGAAAAAGTAGCAACGATGGACCAGAGGATAAACCTGATCCGGGGCCAGGAGGTGGAAATACTAATACTGCCACTATAGATTTATCAACTGATCTTAAAGCTATAGGCGACCAGGCTAAAGCAAATGGTGTACTGTTTTTTAGAATAGCCGCAGGCAATACTGCTGCTTCATTTGTAGCTACAGAATCCATTTGCCCTCATCAAGGCGGAAATTTAGTGTGGAAACAGGCTGATAATAGAATACAATGTCAATTGCACTTTTCTGAGTACGCAACTAATGGTTCTGTGCTTCAGGGACCACAGGGTACAACAGGAAATACGAGGACATTGAAAATTTACAGCACCTCGATTAGTGGAACTAAACTTACGGCTACAATTGCATAATAATGTGCTTTTCTTCTAATGAAAAAATTATTTTCATTTCTTGTTAATGTTGGTACGATATGTGTAAATTGTATAGAGTTATCTGTGTAATTAATAACAGGATAACGGACATTCAATTAGCTATTTAAAAAGTTATGAAAAAACTACTTTCACTGATTGCCATTTTAAGTTTCTGTGTGAGCTTAAGTATGGCACAAACTGCCCCTGCTGCAGCAACCAAAGCTACAGCAAAAGCTAAAAAAGAAACTTCGAAAGCTAAAGATGCTGCAGCTGATGCGAAGAAGGAAGCTGCAAAGGCGAAAGCTGATGCAAAGAAAGATGCAACTGCTGCCGCGAAGAAAGAGGCCGCTAAAGCTAAAGCCGACGCTAAAAAAGAAGCGACAGCTAAAGCCAAAGCTGCTGCTGATGTAAAAAAAGAAACAACTGCAGCTACTACTGCCGAAGTGAAGTTAAAAAAAGATGGTACACCTGATAAGCGTTTTGCAAAAACTGCAGCAGCTGCAACCAGTGATGTGAAACTTAAAAAGGATGGTACGCCTGATAAGCGTTATTCTGCAACAGCTGCCAAAGAAAAAGCTACAGCTCCTGCAAAAGAAGTTAAAAAAGAAGTAACAGCGGTAAAAAAACAAACAACTACTGCTGTAGCGAGTAATGCTAACAAAGATTATAAACCAACTGTTGACAGATCTTTGAAAGGACCAAATTCTGAAGTAGTTTATACCGGCCCACGTGGTGGTAAATACTATATCAATAAAAATGGTAACAAAACTTATATTAAAAGGGAAGCAGAGTAGTTTTAAAATCTGATTCGAATAATGAAAAAAGGCATCCACACAGGATGCCTTTTTTTATGCTATTCTTTATCGCCAATTAGTGTTCCTGATACATTCCAGGCACTAAAACTGCCTCCTTC contains the following coding sequences:
- a CDS encoding DUF5777 family beta-barrel protein, which gives rise to MNKIKYLLISFSLFTLHAQAQEADSLLKALDSGRVASTVDAAFKSTHVVLSHSSETQKKHDLDLRIRHHFGDIGGRFGSAHTLYGLDVATDLFIGLDYGVTDDFTVAVGRSKQDELFNFSGKYKLLKQKTDASMPINMTLFAQLGWIAREPLNNSEFAQYSDRFSYFFQSIISRKFSSRLSLEVMPGYLLRSNVEDNGDAKNLFSLGFAGRMKITKRLSFIADYTLVNGLSRPKDLTESYYNPFGVGLEIETGGHIFSLNFMNSEYIVENNFIPNTKKSWSKGGVRFGFTISRNFTLFKSKKEDPDKKSKIY
- a CDS encoding ubiquinol-cytochrome c reductase iron-sulfur subunit, translated to MERDEFIKSLGLGLALVCTGSCLSGCGKSSNDGPEDKPDPGPGGGNTNTATIDLSTDLKAIGDQAKANGVLFFRIAAGNTAASFVATESICPHQGGNLVWKQADNRIQCQLHFSEYATNGSVLQGPQGTTGNTRTLKIYSTSISGTKLTATIA